A stretch of DNA from Mus musculus strain C57BL/6J chromosome 6, GRCm38.p6 C57BL/6J:
TTCCTGTGATTTTGCAGGAgtcagacaggaggaagacatGCTGGCCCAGAACCTAGCtaggggtaaacacagactgggcagTGCTGGGTAGGCAGCCTTCTGCCTTGTCCCGACTGGGTAAGGAGCAGCCTGCTGCATACCTGTGCCATGAGgtaagtgggtgggtggtggcTGTGGGCTCGGGGTCTCAGATGGCTGTCTGGTCAGTGCAGGGTTTAGAGGAGGGTCACACTCTGTACATTCCTGGTCCCTGCACTGCCAGTTCTTGGAACAGCTGCACTCAGCATTGGCAGTGACTGTGCAGTTGCGGATAAGAAAACCTTGGGAGAGAGGAGAGCCAGGAGAAACAGGACACCACAGATCTTTAGAGACCTGGGGTGTCTACTTGCCCCTGACTCTCCTGAGACCCCCGAGACTCACTCACAGGGTATGAATTTCTTCCACTCCCCGCGCCTTACCTAtttcccctctgcccctccctcacccccacctgcCCCTCCCCTGCTGTCACCTGCCCCTCCCCTGCTGTCACCTGCCCCTCTCTGCCTGCTACCTTTCCCAGGCTCAGACACAGAAACTGAAAGTAGAAAAAGATTATATGATTTTCTTTCCTACTCACTACTACTTTAAAGCTTTTAATTATTGGCAATCATATACTACCCACCtctcaagacaggttttctctgggtaacaacagtcctggctgtccctgaactcactctgtagaccaggttggccttgaactcagaaacctgtttgcctctgcctcctgaatgtggggattaaagttgtgcaccaccacacctgccctTACTTATATGAAACTTTTAACACTTGGAAAATAATTCAAGTTTGGTTTAGGCACAGTGTAATATTTCTGTAGGACTTATCTGAAAGTCCCACAAAAGAAGACTTTTCTTGTTAGGTGTTTGTCTCAGACTAACCATTTGGATGGTTCTGTTACTAGAACTTACCAGCCAATTGCCTCCACATTCCAGAACATATTCTCTATTAATGTTATTAAAATcagttatgtatgtgtgtgtgtgtatatatatatatatatatgtgtgtgtgtgtgtatatatgtgtgtgtatgtatgtgtatatatatatggggttTTTTTGCAACAGcaattaaagagtttttttttttcccctacacaCAAAGTGCCTGCTCACTGTTAAAGGGGCCTCTTTAAATTATGCTATTCTAGTGTACGGTAACACAGGCCTCCCAAATCCCTGGCATAGGTGGGGAGGCAACAGGGGAGTTTGAAAAGAGACTGCAGATATCCTACCTCTTCCTTTGCAAAAAGTAGAAATGTATAAATTAAGAGAAATGATAGATCTACTTGCTTTCCTCCCAAAAGGCTTTTGTACAAAAAGGTTGCTATGCCCTGGTTTCTGGTGTTATTCCCCAACTCCAAATAAGAGCTGACCTACACATGTACACTGTGGGAACATAGACTGCTCATTGGCTGGACGTTGCTTTTCTGGAAACTGGGTTTCTGGAACTACCTTGCCCCTCCCCTGCACTCTGagttatatatttttcatttttcgtGTGTACTCATGGACACATAGGACGATCTGAGGACAACTTGCCagttgattctttccttctaccatgtggcccAGAGAGTAAACTCAGGCGTGGTGGTGGCAAAAGTACTGTTGCCACTTACTGTGCCatctccttggcttttttttttttttttttttttttttgtgagacagggtcttgctatgttgttcatcctggccttgaactcctatcatccagtgatcctcctgcctcagcctgccttgTAGTTGGGATTATGGACGTGCGTGACTGCACGGGCCCTCATTCTTCTGTTGTCTGAGTCCTATCCATGGAGCCCTTTTTAGCCATCCCTCGAATTCTGCATATCTCCCATGAAACACTAGACCTCTCCCCACATGCCTCGCCCAAGGCACACCGGGTTTCAGCATGGGCTCCACTTTCCATGGGCCTTGAAGCAGCTGAAGCTCTCTGACTCCACAGCCAGCCCCTCTGGCCTTGCCCCCCGGACTCTTTTCTCAGTGCTGCCTTCCGCACCACTGCCCCTCTCACCAGAGTTACAATGCCTGCAGCTCTCGCAGTGGGGCCGGGTGTGGTAGTCTGGAGAGAAGGAGGTGCCTGGTATACAGGGATCACACTGAGCAGCTGTTCTGTCTTGTTCACAGTCCTTCACAAAGAATGTACCTGAGAGCAGAGGGGCCAGGTGGAAGTCCAGGCAAGGCGCTGGCTCTAGGCTCTGCAGGCTGCCTGACTTTGCTTGAGCTCAGCCTTATTCTGAGTACCTCCGTCATCTTAAATATCAgtctccccccaaccctgctgaGGCCCACTCTTACCTGGCTCACACATCCGGCAGCAGAGTCCTCCCCCAGTCCAGTAGTGTTTGTCTGGACAGCTGTTTGGGGCTAGGGTAGCTGAGAGTCCTACCAAGGTCCCCAGCATGCAGAGCCAGTAGGGAGGTGGCCATGCCATAGCTCCTGCCCAGGGAGATCTTTTCTGAGCCCCAACTGCTTGTACCGAGTCACTGGTGGCTCCTATGTGCTCTGGGCAGCAGCCACTGCGACTCCACTTGGGTGGTAAACCGACCTTTGAAGGCAGTTGTggctgttttggttttctttgtctctctctcagcAGCCTCCACCCCCT
This window harbors:
- the Cd27 gene encoding CD27 antigen isoform a precursor (isoform a precursor is encoded by transcript variant 1), producing the protein MAWPPPYWLCMLGTLVGLSATLAPNSCPDKHYWTGGGLCCRMCEPGTFFVKDCEQDRTAAQCDPCIPGTSFSPDYHTRPHCESCRHCNSGFLIRNCTVTANAECSCSKNWQCRDQECTECDPPLNPALTRQPSETPSPQPPPTHLPHGTEKPSWPLHRQLPNSTVYSQRSSHRPLCSSDCIRIFVTFSSMFLIFVLGAILFFHQRRNHGPNEDRQAVPEEPCPYSCPREEEGSAIPIQEDYRKPEPAFYP